The DNA window GAGTTCCCGGCGTGCAGCGACACCGCCGTGTCGGGCCGCTGCCCGCGCAGGGCGATCAGCCACCCCGGCAGCAGGTACTCCGCGATCGTCATGCTCGCCGCCACCCGCAGCCGCGAGTCCCGCCGCCCCCGCAGCGCCTGCGCCCCCGCGTCGAAGGCCTCCGCGGCCTCCACCACCCGCCGGGCCCAGTCCGTGACCAGCGCGCCCTCCGCCGTCAGCGTGGAGCCCCGCGGCGACCGGTCCACCAGGGCCACCCCGAGCCGCGCCTCCATCGCCCGGATCCGGCTGCTCGCCGCGGGCTGGGTGATCCCCAGCCGCCTGGCCGCACCGCTCAGGCTCCCCACGCGCGCCACCGCGAGCAGCAGCTCCAGCGCCCCCAGGTCCGGCACCCGGTGCGCCAGCGGCACCCACTCCTCATTACCCATAACATCAGTTTATGACCCTATAGCGAGAAGGCCTCTGCCCCCCGCTCCCACCAGCGACGACGCTGGATCCATGGCCACCACCCTCGTGCGACCCCGCACCCCCGCCACCACCCCCGAGACCGCCCGGCGGGCCCACAAGGCCCTGCGGCAGCTCGGTCCCAACTGGTACGCCTCGATCATGGGCACGGCGATCGTGGCCAACGCCGGCGCCGCCCTGCCCTACCAGCTCCCCGGCCAGCGCGTGGCCTGCCAGCTCGTCTGGGCGCTGTCCGCCGTCGCACTCGCCGTGCTGCTCACCGCCCGCGCCGGCCACTGGCTCCACCACCGCGACCAGGCCCGCGCCCATCTCCTCGACCCCGCCGTCGCCCCCTTCTACGGCTGCCTCTCGATGGCGCTGCTGGCCGTCGGCGGCGGCACCCTCATCGTCGGCAAGGACCTGATCGGCACCGGCGCCGCCGTGGCCGTCGACGCCGTGCTGTTCACCGCCGGCACCGCGATCGGCCTGGTCATGGCCGTGGTGGTGCCCTACCTGATGGTGGTCCGCCACAAGGTCGAGGCCGCGCAGGCCACCCCCGTCTGGCTGCTCCCCCTGGTCGCCCCCATGGTCTCGGCCGCCCTCGGCCCGCTGCTGATACCCCACCTGCCCGCCGGCCAGCCCCGCGAGGCCATGCTGCTCGCCTGCTACGCCATGTTCGGCATCAGCCTGCTGGCCACCCTGCTGATGCTCCCCCTGGTCTTCGGCCGGCTGATCGTGGGCGGTCCCCTCCCCCTGGCCCTGACCCCCCCCCTCTTCCTGGTCCTCGGC is part of the Streptomyces subrutilus genome and encodes:
- a CDS encoding TDT family transporter; this encodes MATTLVRPRTPATTPETARRAHKALRQLGPNWYASIMGTAIVANAGAALPYQLPGQRVACQLVWALSAVALAVLLTARAGHWLHHRDQARAHLLDPAVAPFYGCLSMALLAVGGGTLIVGKDLIGTGAAVAVDAVLFTAGTAIGLVMAVVVPYLMVVRHKVEAAQATPVWLLPLVAPMVSAALGPLLIPHLPAGQPREAMLLACYAMFGISLLATLLMLPLVFGRLIVGGPLPLALTPPLFLVLGPLGQSTTAVNQLADMAPQSIGAPYAGALGAFAVVYGVPVMGFALLWTALATAMLVRAARHGMGFTMTWWALTFPVGTCVTGAAGLARHTGLTAFAWLAAALFLALLAAWLLAAAHTLRGLFTGRLLAAA